Within the Leptolyngbya sp. CCY15150 genome, the region TTCTCCCAAAAACGGGAGAAGGGGAGCTAGATTCAAAGTCCCTCGCCCGACTTGGGAGAGGGATTTAGGGTGAGGGCTACAAAAGTGGGATACACCCATCGCCCTAGACATTATCCAAGGTTAACCTTCACAACCTTGTTTTTAACTTCTTCAGTTTTGGGCAACGTCAGCATGAGAATGCCATCTTTATAGTTGGCTTCTACCTTAGTATTTTGCACCCTGGTAGGTAGTGGGATGACGCGTTGGAACTTGCCATAGCGGAATTCGCTACGAGTCGATCCATTTTCTTCATGGCTGGTTTCAGACTTACGTTCACCGCTGATAGAAACCGACTGTTCTGTTACTTCTACATTCAGATCCTTAGGTTCCATTCCTGGCACTTCCAGCTTCAGCAATAGAGCTTCTTCTGTTTCACTAAGTTCTGCTGCGGGCATGGTAGGAAGCCAATCTTGTTGAGCAACAGATATGGGAGCCAAAACATTATCCAACAGTCGATCGAGTTGTTGATGAAGGGTATTCACTTCACGATAGGGTTGCCAACGAATGAGTGTCATAATCTTCAGCTCCTGTAGTAATCTCTGATTGCATTTAGTCAAGTTTAGGTGACTGTTACTAGGACTATCTTTGTCCCTTTGATTACTACTTTAGAAGACTTTTCCTAAGAGGGGATTCGGTTATAGGAACTCAGTTTAGTCGTGGTTCCCGACCTCATTTTTTTAGGATGATAAACGTTGTCTTAGAAACCGTAATCATTGTTTCGGTTCTCTACCCATGATCAGGAGGAGTATCTTTAGGATGAATGAGACCTTTTTGTAGGGCTAGCACAGCAGCTTGGGTGCGATCGCGCACCTCAAGTTTTTGCAAAATGGCGTGAACGTGGACACGGACAGTACCCGCCGCAATGTAAAGAGTCTCGGCAATTTCTGAGTTACTTTTGCCGCTAGCAACTAACGCTAAAATCTCCCGTTCTCGTTGGGTGAGGGGATTGTCTAGTACGGGTGCAGGCAAGAGTGGTTCGGGACTGGGCTGTTGAAATTGGGCACGAATTTGCGCTGTAGCTTGAGCATCCCACCAAGAAGCGCCTGCTGCTATGGACTGAATCGCTAGAATTAAGGATTCGGCCGCCACTCCTTTTAGGCAATAGCCTTGAGCCTGAGCTTCGATAAGGCGGTTAATCAGTGGGGGTTGAGAATGGGAAGTTAGGATCAAGATGGGTAAATGGGGCGAGAGTTGCTTCATTTGCCGACAGGTTTCCACTCCACCAATACCCGGTAGACCGACATCTAAAACCACGATGTCGAACATCTGTTGAGTGATCAAATCTAGGGCCGTTTCCCCATCTTCGGCCTCAGCCGCAATTTCTAGCATCGGCTCTTGCTGGAGTCGCGTAGCCAACCCTAGCCGAAACAATTCATCATCTTCAACTAACAAAATCTTAAGGGGAGACGTCATGTAGTCGATTGGCTTGTAGCAGCTAAGGGCAACTCATGGATACAGGCGGGCAGTCGAAATGCAAAGACCGCACCATTCGCTCGGGACTCTGCCCAAATTTTACCGCCGTGGGCTTCCACAATTTGACGGCTTAGATAGAGCCCCAGCCCTGTTCCTTTAGCTTGGCGATCGCTCTGTCCCTGGTAGAAGCGATCGAACAAATGCGGCAGTTCATCGGCGGGAATACCCTGCCCCTCGTCGATGATACAGACCTGATAATGACCGTGCTTAGATCCCATGACCACCTGAACAGAACTACCTCGTCGAGAATGATTGACAGCATTGGACAGGAGATTAACCAACACCCGCGACAGTTGCAAAGCGTCTCCATTAACGCAGTAAGAGCGGCGAAAATCAGAGCTTTCATCGTTCACGCGCAGATGAATCTGGCGCGACGTTGCTAGAGGAACCACATCGGCAACGGCTTCCTCTGCCAGGGTGAGCAGATCGAGCTGTTGGCGGTGCAGCTTCAGCCCTTCAGAATCGTTGCGGTAAACGTCCATCAAGGTTTCAACCAGTTGGAGGGTCTTTTGATGACTTCGGGTCATAACATCAAAGACTCGGCGCTGGGCTAGCGAAACCGCACCAAAATTTTCGCTTCGCAAAGCCTGTAACGTCTCCAACGCACCCAGCATGGGGGTCTTGAGATCATGGGTTAACGTCGAGACAAAATCTTCCCGCATCTGGGCAAGTTGCTCCTGGGCCTGGAGTTGTAAGCGTTGCCGAGTAATAGCCTGCTCATAGGCCTGAAGGCGATCGCCCAGCCAACCTGTGACGCCTAGCGCCAGCACCGTAATCACCCGGTTAGCGACGGTGTCTGGCGCTACTATAACGACCCCTGGAATCAAAAGATTCAATAAAGTAAGAGCGATCGCGATGGCTGTCACCCAAATAGTTGCTCGACGACTGAGGCGAGTGCTGGCAATCAAAACCGCCCCGACATAGAGATATCCAAACACGTAGGGAGGCGGAGTACTGTACTCCAACAAGATCACCAAGACAAAAATGATGCTGATGAGCCAGTGAATACGATGACGGGCTTGGATGAATTGTTCAAAATGTGAAAAAGGTCTAGACCGGGGCATAGGCAAGGGTCACGTAATGGTTAGCAACCAATAATGAGTAACGGTGTCCTAATCAAATCAGATGTCAATCTATGTCCATCTATTTTAAGAGCTGAATAGCCTAAACAAATGAAAATAAATGAAATTATATTGGATGATATAGGCGTTTATGAACTTCGCCTAAACGCTTCTAAACGCATCTAGTCCTTTCGTCTAAATCACAAAGTATAAATCTCCCCTAAACGCCGCTCTATACCTTTTCAAAGCTACTCTGAAGGTGAAATAGTAAAGCTGTTAGTTCTAACTTACTTGTTCTTTGAGATGGAACTAACCTAACACTTGCTGATTTCTGGTTTTAACGCTAATGGTTCCCAAAGTAGTTTTACACCAAGTTTATTTCAACAGTGCACATCTTGGTCAAACGCTTCGACAGATAGCCTTACCTGATGATTGTTATGTGCTGGGTTTGATTCGGGACTCCCACCTGATGATGGTTTGTGAAGACCCCATTTTGCAAGAGCAAGACTGGGTCATAGCTGTTACCCCAAAGGAGGCATTAGCGCCAGAATTGCAAATTTGTTTGGGAAAAGTTCAAGTACAGTCTTGATGTTTAGGAGTTTTTCATGGCTCAGGGATTTTTTCAGTTAGCGATCGCTTTAGCGATTTTATTGGCAGTAGCGCCATTCCTCGGCACCTACATGGCGCGAGTGTTCATGGGGCTAAGAACGCTGCTTGACCCAGTAGTCGGCCCTGTAGAGAGACTGTTGTTCGCTGCCGGCGGCGTTGCACATCAACGGTCTATGACTGGCGGCCAATACATCCGGGCCATTCTGGTGAGCAACCTGGTGATGGCGACCTTCGTGTTTATTATCTTCATGTTGCAAGGAGGACTGCCGCTCAATCCAACGGCTTTGGACGCACCGAACTGGGACTTAGCGCTACATACGGCTATTTCGTTTGTGACCAACACGAACCAGCAGCATTATTCCGGCGAAACCACCTATACTTACTTCTCGCAGGTTGGGGCACTGGGCTTTTTAATGTTTACCTCAGCAGCAACGGGGATTGCGGTGGCGATCGCCTTCATACGTGGCCTGACGGGGAACGCCCTGGGCAACTTCTACGTTGACCTGACCCTGTCCATTACACGGATTCTGCTGCCTATTTCGATCGTAGGGGCGATCGCCCTAGTGATTGCAGGAGTGCCAGAAACCTTTGCTGGCCCTGCCGTTGCTCAAACGCTAGAAGGGGCAACCCAATATATCGCCCGTGGCCCGGTGGCCCATTTTGAAATTATCAAAGAACTAGGCGAAAACGGCGGCGGCTTCTTCGGCATCAACTCTGCTCATCCCTACGAAAACCCGAATAACTTCACCAACCTGTTCACCAACATCATCATGCTGGTGATTCCGGCAGGGCTGATTTTGACCTACGGCATCATGGCGGGCAAACCTCGCCAGGGTTGGCTTATCTTTGGCATGGTATTTATCTTCTACGCCGTCCTGATCGCGATCGCTGCTGTAGGAGAGTTTCAGGGTAATCCTTTGGTCAACAGCATGTTGGGGGAGCAAGCTCCTAATCTTGAAGGTAAAGAGGTGCGCTTTGGCTGGGCACTTACGGCACTCTGGGCCGTTTCAACCACAGGAACCATGTGTGGTGCCGTCAACGGAATGCACGATTCCCTGATGCCACCCGGTGGTTTTGCTACCCTCTCAGATATGTTTTTGCAAATCATTTGGGGTGGACAAGGTACAGGGACGGCTTATCTATTCGTGTTTCTAATTTTGACCGTGTTTTTAACTGGGTTGATGGTAGGACGCACGCCCGAATTCCTCAGCCGTAAAATCGAGAAGCGTGAAATCGTCCTAGCCAGCATCATTTTGCTGGCTCACCCCATCGCCATTCTAATTCCCGGCGCAATTACGTTAGCCTTTCCTGAAACCTTAGCGGGCATTAGTAACCCTGGCTTCCATGGCATTTCCCAGGTGATTTATGAATATGCCTCCGCTGCCGCTAACAACGGCTCCGGCTTCGAAGGGTTAGGGGATGACACCCTTTGGTGGAACCTCAGCGCTAGCTTCTCGCTCATCGTGGGTCGCTATATGCCGATTATTGCCCTGATTTATTTAGCCGACAGCATGGCCCAGAAACAGCCCGTACCAGAAACCGCAGGCACCCTCTACACTGACAGCTTCTTGTTCACAGGCGTAACCGCAGGTACTATTCTTATCCTTGGTGCGTTAACGTTCCTGCCTGTGTTGGCGTTGGGGCCAATTGCGGAAGGGTTTGCGATCGCGAAAGCAGCGAGTGGTGGGTAAGAAAAACGTTCTCACCTGCTACCCCCTTCCCTGACTCATGCAACCTTTAGTTCTTTCATTTCATAACCGCCATGACCAGTTCTTCTCAAACCCGGCATCAACCCGGTGGCCCTCGCGAAGGGCGACGACATACGCCCAAAGTAAACATGTCCGGTCTTTATCAGCGGGCATTCCAAGAGGCATTTTTCAAGCTCGATCCGCGAGTTACCGTGAAAAATCCCGTCATGTTTGTGGTGTGGGTTGGCACGATCATCACAATTCTGCTCACGTTCAACCCAGGACTATTTGGCCCTGTGCCCGATAATCCGGTGCTGTTCAACGCTTTGATTGCCGTCATCCTGTTCTTCACCCTTGTTTTTGCCAACTTTGCCGAAGCCGTAGCCGAAGGTCGCGGTAAGGCTCAGGCTGATGCGCTGCGCTCTACTAAGTCAGAAACCACAGCTCGCAAAATTTTGGCTGATGGCTCAATCAAAGAAGTGTATTCCACCAGCTTAAGTCGGGGCGATCGCATCAAAGTGATCGCTGGCGATATCATTCCCGCCGATGGAGAAGTTTTGGATGGAGTAGCGTCCGTGGATGAATCAGCCATCACGGGGGAATCGGCCCCCGTACTGAAGGAAGCAGGTTCGGATGTTGCCAGCTCTGTCACCGGCGGTACTAAGATTATTTCCGATGAGCTGACAATCCAGGTCACAGCCGATCCGGGTAAGGGCTTTATTGACCGCATGATTGCCCTCGTCGAAGGAGCCGAACGCAGCAAAACTCCTAACGAAATTGCCTTGACGGTGCTGCTAGCGGTGTTGACCCTGGTGTTCTTGATTGTGGTAGTGACCTTGCCAACTCCAGCAGCTTACGTGGACAGTCCAGTCAGCGTGGCTATTCTCATTGCCCTTTTGGTAGCCCTCATCCCCACCACAATCGGTGGCTTGTTGAGCGCGATCGGCATTGCCGGGATGGATCGCGTGGCGCAGTTCAACGTGGTCGCGACTTCGGGACGAGCGGTCGAAGCCTGCGGCGATATCAACACCCTAGTGTTGGATAAAACGGGCACCATTACCTTAGGTAATCGCTTAGCTGAGGAGTTTATTCCTCTCAATGGTCACAGTCCCGATAAAGTCGCTTCTGTGGCCCTAGCTGCCAGCATCTTTGATACAACCCCCGAAGGTAAATCCATCGTGCGACTGGCACAACAGCAAGGTGCTACCCTGGCATTCGACCAGACAACAGCGGAAGCAGTGGAATTTTCAGCCCGTACCCGGATGAGCGGAACCAATCTTCCCGATGGCGGCGAAATTCGCAAAGGGGCCGTAGACGCGATTCGCGGCTTTGTTCGATCCCGTGGCGGCACCGTGCCTGAAGGGCTGGATCAGGCTTTTGAAAAGGTATCTCGTTTAGGCGGTACACCGCTGGCTCTTTGTCAGAACGATGACATCTACGGCGTAATCTACCTGAAAGACATCATCAAACCCGGCATTAACGAACGGTTTGACCAACTGCGACGCATGGGGGTTCGCACCGTCATGCTGACCGGCGACAACCGGATTACCGCCGAAGTTATCGCACGAGAAGCTGGAGTCGATGACTTTGTCGCCGAAGCCACCCCTGAAGATAAAATCCAGGTTATTCAAGCCGAGCAGGCAGAAGGTAAGCTGGTGGCGATGACGGGTGACGGCACCAATGATGCTCCTGCTCTAGCCCAGGCCAACGTCGGTTTAGCGATGAACTCCGGCACCCAGGCTGCCAAGGAAGCTGCCAACATGGTAGACCTCGACTCCGACCCCACCAAGCTCATTGATCTAGTCACCATCGGCAAACAGTTGCTGATTACTCGTGGGGCATTGACCACGTTCTCGATCGCCAACGACATTGCCAAATACTTTGCGATTATTCCAGCCATGTTTGCCTCAGCAGGTATCGGCGCACTCAACATCATGGGCTTGCATAGTCCCCAATCTGCTGTCCTATCTGCTCTGATCTACAACGCCCTGATCATTCCAGCTCTGATTCCTCTGGCGTTGAAAGGGGTGCAGTTCCGCCCCCTAACCGCCAATCAACTCCTGCAGCGCAATATGCTGATCTTTGGTTTGGGCGGTGTTATTGCTCCCTTTATTGCCATCAAGTTTATTGACCTTATGGTCGGGAATATTGGCTTAGCCTAGGAGATTTTGTATCATGACTTTTTCCTCTTCTCAACTCTCGTCAGAGTCCTCAAGCAATCTAGCTCAACAGTCTGTTGACCAAGGTTCAAATGTTCAAGTACTCGATCAATCTGAAGCTGATTTGCCAGAGGTTGTCTCGGCAGAAAATGCCACACCGTTTATAAGTATTTTGATCGTGCATCACGAAACCGCCACCCGGCTGATGTTGACAGAATTTTTGCAAGCCGAAGGCTATAGCGTCCATTCTGAAGACACCTGGGAAGCTGCGTTTGAGCAGTTGCAACAACAGCCTATCGACCTAGTAATTTTAGATCTAGCAATTTCTCAAAAGGTCGAAGGAGGGGGACTGAGACAACTGTTGTCACTTTATCCCGATACCCGAGTAGTGATGATTTGCGACCATTGCAGCCTAGATGATGCAGTCAATGCCATGAAACAAGGTGCGGTGGACTTAATTCATCAGCCCCACGGTTATCTCCAGCACCCCTTGAAAGCTGACCAAATTTGTGCCGTTATCGCTGAAGCACTGAACTGCCCACGATATCGTGTCATGCCTATCGGAAATTTTGATGAATTAATCGAACTAGCCTACCAGTGCTCTCAGAAA harbors:
- a CDS encoding Hsp20/alpha crystallin family protein, with translation MTLIRWQPYREVNTLHQQLDRLLDNVLAPISVAQQDWLPTMPAAELSETEEALLLKLEVPGMEPKDLNVEVTEQSVSISGERKSETSHEENGSTRSEFRYGKFQRVIPLPTRVQNTKVEANYKDGILMLTLPKTEEVKNKVVKVNLG
- a CDS encoding response regulator transcription factor, giving the protein MTSPLKILLVEDDELFRLGLATRLQQEPMLEIAAEAEDGETALDLITQQMFDIVVLDVGLPGIGGVETCRQMKQLSPHLPILILTSHSQPPLINRLIEAQAQGYCLKGVAAESLILAIQSIAAGASWWDAQATAQIRAQFQQPSPEPLLPAPVLDNPLTQREREILALVASGKSNSEIAETLYIAAGTVRVHVHAILQKLEVRDRTQAAVLALQKGLIHPKDTPPDHG
- a CDS encoding HAMP domain-containing sensor histidine kinase codes for the protein MPRSRPFSHFEQFIQARHRIHWLISIIFVLVILLEYSTPPPYVFGYLYVGAVLIASTRLSRRATIWVTAIAIALTLLNLLIPGVVIVAPDTVANRVITVLALGVTGWLGDRLQAYEQAITRQRLQLQAQEQLAQMREDFVSTLTHDLKTPMLGALETLQALRSENFGAVSLAQRRVFDVMTRSHQKTLQLVETLMDVYRNDSEGLKLHRQQLDLLTLAEEAVADVVPLATSRQIHLRVNDESSDFRRSYCVNGDALQLSRVLVNLLSNAVNHSRRGSSVQVVMGSKHGHYQVCIIDEGQGIPADELPHLFDRFYQGQSDRQAKGTGLGLYLSRQIVEAHGGKIWAESRANGAVFAFRLPACIHELPLAATSQSTT
- the kdpA gene encoding potassium-transporting ATPase subunit KdpA; amino-acid sequence: MAQGFFQLAIALAILLAVAPFLGTYMARVFMGLRTLLDPVVGPVERLLFAAGGVAHQRSMTGGQYIRAILVSNLVMATFVFIIFMLQGGLPLNPTALDAPNWDLALHTAISFVTNTNQQHYSGETTYTYFSQVGALGFLMFTSAATGIAVAIAFIRGLTGNALGNFYVDLTLSITRILLPISIVGAIALVIAGVPETFAGPAVAQTLEGATQYIARGPVAHFEIIKELGENGGGFFGINSAHPYENPNNFTNLFTNIIMLVIPAGLILTYGIMAGKPRQGWLIFGMVFIFYAVLIAIAAVGEFQGNPLVNSMLGEQAPNLEGKEVRFGWALTALWAVSTTGTMCGAVNGMHDSLMPPGGFATLSDMFLQIIWGGQGTGTAYLFVFLILTVFLTGLMVGRTPEFLSRKIEKREIVLASIILLAHPIAILIPGAITLAFPETLAGISNPGFHGISQVIYEYASAAANNGSGFEGLGDDTLWWNLSASFSLIVGRYMPIIALIYLADSMAQKQPVPETAGTLYTDSFLFTGVTAGTILILGALTFLPVLALGPIAEGFAIAKAASGG
- the kdpB gene encoding potassium-transporting ATPase subunit KdpB; translation: MTSSSQTRHQPGGPREGRRHTPKVNMSGLYQRAFQEAFFKLDPRVTVKNPVMFVVWVGTIITILLTFNPGLFGPVPDNPVLFNALIAVILFFTLVFANFAEAVAEGRGKAQADALRSTKSETTARKILADGSIKEVYSTSLSRGDRIKVIAGDIIPADGEVLDGVASVDESAITGESAPVLKEAGSDVASSVTGGTKIISDELTIQVTADPGKGFIDRMIALVEGAERSKTPNEIALTVLLAVLTLVFLIVVVTLPTPAAYVDSPVSVAILIALLVALIPTTIGGLLSAIGIAGMDRVAQFNVVATSGRAVEACGDINTLVLDKTGTITLGNRLAEEFIPLNGHSPDKVASVALAASIFDTTPEGKSIVRLAQQQGATLAFDQTTAEAVEFSARTRMSGTNLPDGGEIRKGAVDAIRGFVRSRGGTVPEGLDQAFEKVSRLGGTPLALCQNDDIYGVIYLKDIIKPGINERFDQLRRMGVRTVMLTGDNRITAEVIAREAGVDDFVAEATPEDKIQVIQAEQAEGKLVAMTGDGTNDAPALAQANVGLAMNSGTQAAKEAANMVDLDSDPTKLIDLVTIGKQLLITRGALTTFSIANDIAKYFAIIPAMFASAGIGALNIMGLHSPQSAVLSALIYNALIIPALIPLALKGVQFRPLTANQLLQRNMLIFGLGGVIAPFIAIKFIDLMVGNIGLA
- a CDS encoding response regulator, translating into MTFSSSQLSSESSSNLAQQSVDQGSNVQVLDQSEADLPEVVSAENATPFISILIVHHETATRLMLTEFLQAEGYSVHSEDTWEAAFEQLQQQPIDLVILDLAISQKVEGGGLRQLLSLYPDTRVVMICDHCSLDDAVNAMKQGAVDLIHQPHGYLQHPLKADQICAVIAEALNCPRYRVMPIGNFDELIELAYQCSQKRDFAQARKLIGEAMKQAPERPEYLTLLGLIAECESDRLEALKFYRAALGLDPTYQLAEDNLHRATTNLKSRPCFDDPLPLKHSNVPTSPCSDT